Below is a window of Myxococcales bacterium DNA.
TGGCGTTCTTCGCACACAGCCCGCTCATCGGGAGCCCCTGCATCGGCATGCTGGGCCCAAGCCGCGACAAAGTCGGGCGTGCGTTCCCGGCCGCCCTCTTCACCTACCTCGACCCCGCGCTGGCAGGCCTGCACGCCTTCGCGGGGAGCGCGGCCGGCGCCTTCCTGTTTCAGGCCCAGGCTGTCGTGGCGGCAATGCCCGAGGCCACGGCGGCTCCCGACCTGTCCGAGTTAGCCCCTCCGACGGGCGCCGATCAGGCCCGCGCCGCAGAGGATGCCGCGGGCGCCCTGGCGGCGAGCCCGTTGGGCGACTTTCTCGACGGTCTTTTCGGCGGCACCACGCCTGACGTTCACGCGCACGCCCTGGCCACGTGTCTGGCCGCCTGCGGAACGGCCAAAGGCCGGTGCCCCGACAAAACGGCCGTCACGCTCGAACTGCCCGCGGCCGACGATCGGGCCCGCGACTTTTGGCTGGCCTTCCTGGCCACGGCCCTGCAGTGGCCCACCGGCGCGCCGACCTGGCTGTGGGACGACCGGGCCGACCGGCTCTTGGTGGCGCTCGGCCCCCCCGCGCCCTCCCTCTTCGTGGCCTTGGCCATGCCCGATTGGGTCGGCGCCCGGCACTGGGTGATTCGGTCTCAGCTGCCAGATACCTCGCCGCCCACCTCCCTGCCCCCGGCCCTCGAAGGCGTGGTCATGACGGGCGGGGGCACGGTGGCGGATCTCCTCGAGGCCACGCGAAACGGGCTGGGGTGAGCCTTGCCCCCGTGGGCCTCGCCGCCCGACGCGTCGCGGGCTTGGCTTGACAGGAATGCCACGTTGCGGCCTAATTCGCCTCCGCGATCGAAGGCAAGGCAAACGGCAATGGGCAAAGAACACGGGTTCGCTTCGTCAGGCACGGCCATGGCCGTAACGGGCCGTGACGCCCACATTTCACTTTCGCTCCCTGGGTTTGGGGTGTCTGATAGCGGCGGGGTTTGAGGACGTGGCAGCCATCGACATCGACGCTTTGCTTTCCGAGATCAGCGCGGACGATCCGTGTGGTCCGGACCTGGAATACGACAGCGAGCTGCGCGAGCTCGAACAGTCGGCACAGGGCAAGCCCGAGCAGCAAATGGGCGACACCATCGTTGCCGCCCAAGAGCCCGATTGGCGCGAGGTCCGCAAGCGGGCCGAGTCACTGTTCTCGCGGACCAAGGACCTCCGGGTCACGAGCCATCTCGTGCGGGCGCTTCTGCACACCGCCGGCTTCGAGGGTCTTTGCGACGGACTTGCCTTGTCGAGGGGCCTCATAGAACGTTACTGGGAGCCCCTCCACCCCCGGCTCGACCCTGACGACGACAACGACCCCACCCTCCGGGTGAATCTGGTGATGAGTCTTTGCGATCAAGAAGACTTCCTCATCCACGTCCGCAACACCCCGATCGTCAGCGCCCCGGCGCTCGGACGCTTCAGCCTACGCGAGTTGGCCATTGCCTCCGGCGAAGTGCCCGCACCTGCAGGCGAGGATCCGCCTTCGATGTCCACGATCGAGGGGGCCTTCCTCGAGGCCGATCTCGAAACTCTCACCCAAACGTCCCAGAACCTCGCAGCCAGCCTCGAGCACCTGCGGGAGATCGAGGCGAAGCTCACCGACCACGTCGGCTCGGCGAACGCACCCAACCTGGACCCCTTGCGGCGCCTCGTCTACCAGGCCTCGAAGGTGGTGAAGGACAAGCTCGCCGCACGGAACGCGGGCGCCACGCCCTCCGAAGGCACCGCACCTGGCGAAGATGTCTCGGGGGGGGGCTCGGGCCCGGCGCAGCCAGGGGCACGTGCCCTGTCGGGTGACATCCGCGCGCGTGAAGACGTGCTGCGCGCGCTCGATAAGATTATCGAGTACTACGCCCGCCACGAGCCCTCGAGCCCTGTCCCCATCCTGGTTCGCCGCTGCAAACGGCTCGTCACCGCCAGCTTCGAGGACATCGTCAAAAATCTATTGCCCGACGGCGTCTCACAACTCGAGGTCATCAAGGGCCCTTCAGAAGAGATGAGCTGAGGCCGCGCCGGCGGCCGATAGCGAACGCATAGAACCCGGCGGGGCCGTCCCCCACCGTGCCGACTTTAAAAAATCAGGAGGTCTCCAATGAGCAGCCAAAAGTTCATCGCCCGCAACCGGGCTCCCCGCGTTCAGATCGAATACGATGTCGAGCTCTACGGCGCCCAAAAGAAGGTGCAGCTGCCCTTCGTGATGGGTGTGATGGCCGACCTGTCCGGAAAACCTGTCGAGCCGCTCGCCCCCGTGGCCGACCGGAAGTTCCTCGAGATCTCGGCCGACAACTTCGACGACCGCCTCAAGGCCATGAAGCCCCGTGTGGCGTTCCCGGTGCCCAACACCCTTACCGGCGAGGGCAACCTGAGCGTCGACATCACCTTCGAGAGCATGGACGACTTCAGCCCTGCCGCCGTGGCCCGCAAGGTCGACGCGCTCAACAAGCTGCTGCAGGCCCGTTCGCAGCTGAACAACCTCATCACGTACATGGACGGGAAAACCGGCGCTGAGGAGCTGATCTCGAAAGCGCTCAAAGATCCTGCCCTGCTGCAGTCCCTGGTCTCGGCACCGAAGCCGGGCGGCGACGCGCCTCCGTCCGAGTGAACTCGGGGACGCACAGCACCAACCAAGCTCTAGACAACAGGGAGACAGACGTCATGGCCGAGGCACGAGAACAGGGTCAAGCCGCCGAAGGCGCCACCCTCGAAACCAGCGATTTTTCTTCGTTGCTGAACAAAGAGTTCCGCCCGAAGTCGGACCGCGCCAAGGAGGAAGTGGAAAACGCTGTCCGCACCTTGGCCGAGCAGGCGCTCGCCAGCACGCAACTCATCTCGAGCGACACGGTGGCCAGCATCCAAGCGATGATCGCCGCCATCGACCGCAAGTTGACCGAGCAGGTGAACCTCATCATGCACAACGCCGAGTTCCAGCAGCTCGAGTCGGCGTGGCGGGGGCTTCACCATCTGGTCAACAACACCGAGACCGACGAGATGTTGAAGATCCGCGTGATGAACATCTCCAAGAAGGATCTTCACAAGACCGTCAAGAAGTACAAGGGCGCGTCCTGGGACCAAAGCCCCATCTTCAAGAAGGTCTACGAAGAAGAGTACGGCCAGTTCGGTGGCCAGCCCTTTGGTTGCTTGGTGGGCGACTACTACTTCGATCACAGCCCCCCGGACGTCGAGTTGCTGGCTGAGCTCGGCAAGATCTCGGCGGCC
It encodes the following:
- the tagF gene encoding type VI secretion system-associated protein TagF; the protein is MSLRKLLGLEGPAKSPLAATATGGVPRLLPQGVGVGLYGKLPTQADFVRLNAGTFATAGFDQWLEEGVGAVHAARGTPSKALVAFFAHSPLIGSPCIGMLGPSRDKVGRAFPAALFTYLDPALAGLHAFAGSAAGAFLFQAQAVVAAMPEATAAPDLSELAPPTGADQARAAEDAAGALAASPLGDFLDGLFGGTTPDVHAHALATCLAACGTAKGRCPDKTAVTLELPAADDRARDFWLAFLATALQWPTGAPTWLWDDRADRLLVALGPPAPSLFVALAMPDWVGARHWVIRSQLPDTSPPTSLPPALEGVVMTGGGTVADLLEATRNGLG
- the tssA gene encoding type VI secretion system protein TssA codes for the protein MTPTFHFRSLGLGCLIAAGFEDVAAIDIDALLSEISADDPCGPDLEYDSELRELEQSAQGKPEQQMGDTIVAAQEPDWREVRKRAESLFSRTKDLRVTSHLVRALLHTAGFEGLCDGLALSRGLIERYWEPLHPRLDPDDDNDPTLRVNLVMSLCDQEDFLIHVRNTPIVSAPALGRFSLRELAIASGEVPAPAGEDPPSMSTIEGAFLEADLETLTQTSQNLAASLEHLREIEAKLTDHVGSANAPNLDPLRRLVYQASKVVKDKLAARNAGATPSEGTAPGEDVSGGGSGPAQPGARALSGDIRAREDVLRALDKIIEYYARHEPSSPVPILVRRCKRLVTASFEDIVKNLLPDGVSQLEVIKGPSEEMS
- the tssB gene encoding type VI secretion system contractile sheath small subunit codes for the protein MSSQKFIARNRAPRVQIEYDVELYGAQKKVQLPFVMGVMADLSGKPVEPLAPVADRKFLEISADNFDDRLKAMKPRVAFPVPNTLTGEGNLSVDITFESMDDFSPAAVARKVDALNKLLQARSQLNNLITYMDGKTGAEELISKALKDPALLQSLVSAPKPGGDAPPSE